TCCAGGGCGCCAGCCACCACCGCCGCCGGAAAAGCGCCGATGGAGAGACCGCTAACCATATCTGGCTCCAGCCCCTGACGCGCCAGTTCACGCGCCCAGGCGACTCCGGCGATCAGCAGGCAAAGCTGGACGGCGCGAGTATGACGCAGCGCCTGTTCGCTATCCAGCTGCGCGGCCTCTTCATTGAGCGCTGCGCTGGCTTCCTGCAGCAGGCGATCGTTGTCCGGCAATCCTTGTAGCATGCCTACACGCTGCGGCCCCTGCCCGGGAAACATAAACATTATTTTCATCGGTCTGATTCCTCCATTTTCGCCTGCCAGGGATTGCTCACCAGCCGCGGCCCCCGGTTGGTTTTCAGCAGCGCCCGTCCATCGCGCAGCCACTCATTCAGGGCAAAAGCGCCGTTGGGCGTTTCTACCTGGGTGTCCGCCCGGCACGGCAGGCGCGAAACCTGCTGCTGCCAGCGCTGAAACGCGGCGGGCGGCAAGGGCTGCGGCGCGCGAATCAACAGATCGAGATCGCTGGCGCTGTGCAGCACCGGCACATCGGTGGCCAGCGCATAGCCGCAGCTGCCGGTCACGCCCCACGGCCACGGCCATGACTGCTGCGCCAGCAGGATCGCCGCCTGAACCGGCTGCTGCGAAACAAAAGCGGAACGCAGCAGCTGTGCCAGATCCACCAGCGATTCCGGCGTCACGCAGCGTACAATCGCCTCGGCGGGCAGCCAGGCTGCGGCGCGCCGTTCACGTCCCATACCGCGGATCCCCACGGCGATCAATCCGGCCGGGTGCCTGTCCCGGCGCACCACCAGCGGCAGCGCGGGCCGCCACTGCTGCGCGACCCATTCAGGCAGATCGCCTGTTAGCGCCTGCGGATCGTTAAGCCAGATAAGGTCGTGGGGACGCGGTAACATCAATTACATTCCTGCAGTTAAAGAGATAAATAAAGGCAATGTGACAATACAGAGCACGGAACTGATCAGCAAGGCGGCTTCCGCATCAGGAGACTGCACGCCAAACCGGTTGCCGAACACTACGCCGAAGAAACCGGCAGAGAGCGCAATCATCAGGATCGCGGTAATCGCCAGCGAACCGTGCAGGCCCATCATCAGCACCAGCGCCCAGGCGATCAGCGGCTGGATCAGCAGTTTAGTCACGCTGGAGAGCGCAACCGCGCCGTTCAGCTTCAGCTGACGCGCCGACAGAATCAGCCCGGTGAGGAACAGCGCAGCGGCAGTTGCGGCCAGGCCCAGCGGTTTGATCGCCGTCAGTACCAGATCGGGCATATGAACACCCAGCGCCGACAGCACCACGCCCAGCAACGGACCCCAGACGATCGGTTTTTTCACTGAACGCCACATTAATACCGGCAGCATAGTCAACGAAGAACCCTGTACGGTACCCGCCGTGCGCGCTTTTTCACGCTCCAGAATCAGCAGGCAGAAGGGGGTCATCAGCACCGAGCCGCAGGCGATAGAGACCGCAACCGAAAGCGAAGTGGCGCCGGTTTCGCCCAACACGCTGCCCAAAATCGGCAGACCCAGCGCGGCATAGTTCGGTAGCGCGACCGTCAATGTCAGCACGGCGGCATCCTGCGGCGACTTATGGAACCACTTGATGCAGATAAAGTAGATAACAGCGTAGGTAATCCACATCGCCAGCGTCAGGACCACCACCAGCGGCATCTGTTCGACAATACCGCTCCATGGTGTCTGCACGGTAGCGCTAAACAGCGCCGCCGGCAGAGCAAAATCCATTACAAAAATATTCAGTAAAGCGACGTTCTTGTTATCCACCATTTTTGCCTTACCGGCCATAAAGCCTAACAGCATAATGATGAATATAGGAGCAAGTGCGTGGAGAATAATGTAAGTCATATTTCACCTGTATAACAAAGAGTTGTAATTAGCACAGGTGCGATGGTTTATTATTTTTACAGGCTACTTATATGGATGGGCAACAGGTGCCCATCACTATCGACCTGGCAGGTTTGTCTTAACATGATTACCAGTGCGCGCGCATACGTTCGCGCACCAGCGCAGAGCTGCGGCGGTTGTCGCCACGTAGACGATGCTTCAGAGTGCGATCGCCCGCACGCGCATCTTTAATGGCGCGAGTCAGCGACTCGGTCACCTGCTGTTTTTCCTGTTCGCCCGGGGCATCAGGTTTGGCGATATTCAGCATTTCATCGAGGATGCCCAGCGTCTGGAAGTTTTTGACGTCATATGCCATCGGCGGCACGGTAGAGGCCAGCTCGATCAGCGCTTCCACGCTGCGCAGCGTGATACGCGCCGCTGACGCCTGCCCCATGGCGTGGATCATTACGCCGGGATCGTTAAAAGCGATCAGCCGGTTTGCCTGATAGCCGTGCGCCAGAAACGCGCCGGACATCGCTTTGCCGACGATCAGACCAATGACCGGATGGCCGGCCAGACGCGCCTGCGCCCAGGCCGCCGCCGAGGCTGCCAGCGCCTGATGAATGCCAAAGGCTTCTTCACGACGGCCATAGGCCTGACTCGGCACATCAATCACCGCCACGATTGGGCGTTTACGTTCCGCCTGCTCATCGGCGGCAATGGTTTCATGCACCACTTTCGCCAGCGTCCAGCCTTCCAGCAGGCCGACTTCCCCTCCCGCTGCGCGCGGAAAATGGTTGTTTTCATCGGGTACCACAGCGATATAACGCACGCTTTCACCGTCCAGCTCGGCATCCGCCACCTGCACCGACGGACACAGGCCGCCTAAACGCGGCGCGTCCTGACTCAGCAGCGATAGCCAAATCTCGCCACGACTGTTGGTTTTCATAGCGCATCCCCCGCAAAAAATTGTTGAATCTGTTCAGTTTCTGGCTGTTGAGTGGTATCCACTTTATTCAGCCGCGCCAGCATGTCCTGATAGTTATCGGTGCGGTGCTGCGCCGGAACGCCGCGCATCAGCGCCTGGGTTACCGCCTCTTTCACCGCATGTACGCCATCATTAACCAGCACGTCGGCCAGCCCGCTGCGATAGCGTGCCTCACCGCCGGTCATCCGCCAGATAAATGGACGATCGCGCGAGTCATATTCTTCAATGCCCGCTTCCTGTTCGATAACCTGCGGACCGTTCAGCCCCAGACGCGCTTCACGGGTCACGATCAGCGTGCTGCACAGGCCAGCGGCAATCGACATCCCGCCAAAGCAGCCCACGGTACCGGCAATCACGCCCACTACCGGGGTATAGCGACGCAGATCGACAATCGCTGCATGAATGTCCGCAATCGCCGCCAGGCCCAGGTTAGCTTCCTGCAGGCGTACGCCGCCGGTTTCCAGACAAAGCACCGCCTGCGTCGGTACGCCGCGACGATGATCTTCCGCCGCCAGCTCTAACGCCGCCGCCATTTTCGCGCCGGAGACTTCACCCATGCTGCCGCCCTGAAAGGTGCCTTCGATAGCGATCACCACCGTGGGCTTGCCCTCTATTGTGCCTTTGGCGACGATCATGCCGTCATCGGCCTGCGGCACGATGCCCTGCATCGGCAGCCACGGCGACATAACGCCGTCGAACGGATCGAGCAGTTCGCGGTAACTACCCTCATCCAGCAGCAGGCGTGCACGTTCACGCGCCCGCAGTTCAATAAAACTGCTATCGTTACGCATCAGCCGCCTCCTCAAATACCTGTTCGATACGAATACGCGCAACGCCCGGCGTAGCGCCAAAATCATGGATCGTCAGCTGACCTGACGGCAGCTCGGTCAGCGTACTGAGACGGTCAAACAACGCGCGCCAGCGTGCTTCAAAATTAACAATCGAAGTCGTGATGCTGACTTCCAGCCTTTCGCCTTGATCGGCGACAAACAGGGCTTCCATATCACCGGAGCCCACAACGCCAGCCAGCGCACGGCCATACAGGGTGCGAGTGGCGGGGTAAGAAAGTGTGATTTGTTCCATAACATCCTCAATCTGTAGGTAAGCAAATACCATCGAGAAACAGCGTGGCCGCCAGCAGATCGGCCGCGCCGCCCGGCGAAGCGTTCAGCTTCAGCATCGCGGCATCAAGACGGGCCAGCGCCTGGCCTCCGGCAGCGGTGGCGCAGCCGCCGAGGTCCAGCACCTGCTGCGCGCCCTGCTGCATCGTCTGTAGCCCGGTCAGGCCGGCGCGCGACAGCACGCAGGTATCGCTCAGCGAGGTCATGATCGCCATCAGGGCGTCAATACGCGCTTCCGCTTCCGCGGCGCCTGCCGCCCGGCTGCGCCGCAGCTGCGGTAAAGCCAGCTGGATAATGTGCGGAAAGGCCTGCTGCGCCTCTTCGCGCGCGCCGGGCACCCGATAACGCTGCGTGGCCCGCAACCCTTTACTGAAGCTGCGCGGGGCGCGTTCGTCCGGCAGACGGGCCAGCGCGGCGGCAGCCTGGCAAACCGCCGTGGCGGTCGCTTTGCCGTTCAGCATGGCCGCGCCGCTGACCAATAGCCCCAGCGCCCAAATAGCGCCGCGGTGGGTGTTTACCCCCTGCGTGGCGGCCATCATCTGCGCTTCGCCGCTACGCCCCAGCTCGCCGACCTGCTGACGCAGCGCAACATCTGCTGGTCGCAGCCAGCTGTATAACGCCAGCGCATAAAAGGTCGGCTGCAACGCGTGGGCGGATCGCTCCATCAGCGCCAGGTTTAAATCCTGATGCGCCCCGCTGCCGCGCCCGTCAACCAGACCCGGCTTCGGCGTCAATCGCGCTTCCGCGATCAGGGCGGCGGTCGCCTGCTCTGCCAGCCGTAAGGCCAGCGTTTCGGCACGCTGCGGTGAGAGTTGCGGTTGGGTTGCCATTACCAGCTCCGGAATTTAGCCGGTGGGTTATAAAGGCCGCCGGACCATTCCACCAGGTCCGCCACGCTGCCTGCGGCCAGCAGCGAACGGCTGGCTTCGCTACGGCGAATGCCTAAATCTTCCGGCCAGGCGATTTTGCCTCCCTGACGCAGTTTCGCGACGCGCTGGGCATCAACGCCCAGACCGATGTCGGTAATCCCGGCAACCGCCGCCACCATTGCCCGACGTTCTTCCATCGATTCGGCGCGGTAGAGATAAGCAATACCTTCCTCGGTCAGAACATGGGTAACGTCGTCGCCGTAAATCATGACCGGCGCCAGCGGCATCCCCGAGGCTTTCGCCACATCAACGGCATCCAGTTTTTCAACGAAGGTCGGCTTGCCGCCTGCCTGGAAGGTTTCTACCATCTGTACTACCAGTTTGCGGCCGCGCACCATTGGGTCGGGCTTATCGATCATCGCCAGCCAGGCCGGTGTGGCATGCCGACGTCCGTGCGGATCGTGTCCCATATTCGGCGCGCCGCCGAAGCCGGAAAGACGGCCGCGGGTAACGGTTGACGAGTTGGCATAGCCGTCGACCTGCAGCGTTGAGCCGATAAACATATCGACCGCATACTGGCCAGCCAGCTGACAGAAGGCGCGGTTAGAGCGCATTGAACCGTCGGCACCGGTAAAGAAAATATCGGGACGCGCGGCGATGTAGTTTTCCATCCCCAGTTCACTGCCGAAGCTGTGAATGCTGTCCACCCAGCCGCTTTCAATGGCCGGAATCAGCGTTGGATGCGGGTTCAGCGTCCAGTGTTTACAAATTTTGCCTTTCAGCCCCAGCTTTTCGCCGTAGGTCGGCAGCAGTAGCTCAATGGCGGCGGTATTAAAGCCGATGCCGTGGTTCAGCGACTATACCTGATGCTCGGCATAGATGCCTTTAATCGCCATCATCGCCATCAGGATATGTTCCTGTTTAATCAGGCGCGGATCGCGAGTAAACAGCGGTTCAATAAAGAACGGTTGGTCAGCCACTACTACATAGTCGATCCACGAACCGGGGATATCGACGCGCGGCAGATCGCTAACGTCATCCACCAGCTCATTGACCTGAGCGATAACAATACCGTTACGGAAGGCGGCAGCTTCGACCAGCGCCGGGGTATCTTCCGTGCTGGGACCGGTGTACAGGTTGCCCTGGCGGTCCGCCTTGAAGCCGGCAACCAGCGCGACATTCGGCACCAGATCAACATAAAGGCGGGCATAGAGTTCGATATAGGTGTGAATAGCGCCGATTTCCAACTGCCCATCTTCCAGCAGCTGCGAGATACGCAGGCTTTGCGTGCCGGAAAAAGAGAAATCGAGCTTACGGGCGATGCCCTTTTCGAAAAGATCCAGATGCTCGCTGCGGCTCACGCTCGGCATAATCATATGCAGATCGTGTAACTTTTGCGGATTAACCTCTGCCAGCATGCGTGACAAAAAATCGGCCTGTTTCTGGTTATTCCCTTCCAGCACCACGCGGTCGCCGGGGGCAATCAGTTTTTCCAGAACGGTGGGTAAATCATGGGTGGGCAGAACTTTACCTGGGATAGAGAGTGATGCGATGCGTCGTTGTTTCTCAGTGCGACGCGTATCCCAGACGCGGCCTGCCGATGCTTCAGGCAACATGGCTAACCTCCTGGCTTGATAGTGACTTAACTAAAATCGACAGGGGAAAGTCTCTGCCTGTTGGGCAGAAGCATCAATTAAGGCGGACGTTAAAACATTAGCCTGAGAGTAATGGAATTTTTCCGCGTTTGGTGTACCTTAAACGGGTTATAACGCTTTTAACCCTGCTAACCGTTGGGGTATTAACGTTATCTGCCTAACACACATAACGTTAATAGCTTACCTGCCTTACCAGCATCATTGCTCTGTCTCCTCTGCTCACTGGGTAGAATTCACAGAATCATTACGCTAAACGGCTATGCCTCATAAAAGCGCAGCGTAAAGATTTTTCCAGTAAGATCGCCAAGGCTTAAGTGTAACCGCTTTAGGGTTGCTGACGCGCCTTCCGCCTTCCCCGGACTGGCGCAATTATTTGTTGATAACTCGCCTCTCTCCTTACCAGAGGTAAAATAACCGCAGGCATAATATTTATTATCCACTCTGAGTTAAATTATCCAGGCACAATTAATAATACCTTTTATAGATGAGCGTTAAAGACTTACTTATTTTCTTTGAATACTGTTGTCAATCAATATCTGGCAAGAAAGAAATAGTTCCCATTTTTCTCTAATTTGATTTCACAAGGGTTTTAATCCTATCAGAAGGAAAAAGCCTTATCATCGACAAAATCTCACTAATTATTGTATTTAGTGGTTAAGAATAGGCAATTATTGCGCATCAGCACTGCGGCTTAATTAGAGACAATTCTCACATTGATGGATTATCCAGGTCGCTATAATGCTTCACTGGTTACGCTAAAAAACGCACTAATAAATATTATTTTTATAGGTTTTATAATATCACTCAGGATTAATTATGATTAACAGTGTATTTATTGTGGATGACCACCCATTTATCTGCTCCGGCATTAAGGCTTATTTACGTGCTAATGGCTATACCATTGCCGGTATCGCGCAGGATGGCGTGTCGGTGATTGCGGATGTCGGCCTGCATCGTCCCGACCTGGTTATTATGGATCTCAATATCCCCGGCAGGGACGGGATGCAGGTCATTGAAAGCCTGAAACGCGTTAACGCACAACAGAAGATTATCGTATTAACCGCCTCCGAAAGCGAGTTCCATATGCAACGCTGTCTGCTGCTGGGCGTTGACGGCTACCTGTGTAAAAACCATGATATTACGCAACTGCTACAGGCAATCCGCAGCATGGAGAAAGGCATTAAATTCTATCCCTGCTCGCATAATACCGAAGTAAAATCGCTGCATCCGGAAAGCGAAAAATTAATGACGCTCTCCCGCCGTGAGTTAATGGTGCTCAGGAAACTGGCCGCAGGCTACTCCAATAAAGAAATAGCCTTGCAGCTTTCACTTAGCAATAAAACCATCAGCACTTATAAAATTAAAATATTGCGTAAGCTGGGTATCAAAAGCGTGGTTGATATTAATGAAGTCGCTAAAAGAAACTACCTGGTTTAACCGGTAAATAACGCACAAGATTCGCTTTAATTCTTACGATAACACCACGCCATGTCTTCGGTAAATTTAACCCGAGCGGGCAGCCCGTTATGCCGCCCCGCCCGTGGTTTAGCTGTGATGAGTTTGTTGTTGCGCGACGGGATGCCAAAAGTCAGTGACCGCGCCTTCGCCGCCGGTAAGCGGATCGAACTGCGGTAACGGCACCCGTTTAATTGTGTTCAGGGAGCGTTCCAGAATATTTTTGTCATCACGCAACGTATCAGGCTCCATGCCCGCCGGGTAAGCGCCAACGGTGAAGAAATCTTCGCTGGCCGCAATCTGTTGATGACCCACGCCCGCAGGGATAAGCACCGCATCGCCCATACGCAGCGTTACCATTCGCCCGCTTTCGCCGCCAAACAGTACTTCAGCCCAGCCAGCGCCGACGCCCAGCAGTTCATGGCAGTTAGAGTGATAGTGAGTATAAGGAAATATGGGTGAACGCCAGCGTGGCGGCCAGTGGTTCTCTGCAAAACGCTGTTCGAACCAGGCCGCAATATCCTCGACATCATTCGGCACCACGCGCGGATAGATAATCAGCGGCAACGGATTATTTGGAATACCGTTTGAAGGCATAGCCAGCATAAGATGCTGCGGGTTGTTGGACGTCCCTGCAAACAGAGTGCCTGCCGCAAATGACATCATAGCCAAAAGACTGCACGATGAGGGAAACATACTACGCCTCCTGTTGGTCGCAATGTTAATTGATTGTGGCAAAAGCCCATGACTTTGCAATAGCAAGAATGGCTTCCACCTCACAAAAATCTTTTATTTTCAATACTTAACTCAAATTTTTATCCCATCCGGCTGGAAATGGCTTTCCTGGCTCTTTACCCGTCGTAAATTAACGCTACAACGGCACAGGGTATTACGTGCGTACCCTGCCAGACGCAGCGGTGAACGATATTCTTAACCATCCCTCTACGCCGGAGCACGTTAAAGCGGGCATTCATAAGCTGATGACGCTGAAAGACGAAGTCGATTTTTATGATGTCTATCATCTGACCTGGGGCAATAAGCCCGCCGACAGCGTGTGATCTTGATTTGCCGCCATTACATCATGGCGGCGATCAACCCTCCCAGGATGGCCACAGCGGCTTCCTGCGCGCTGTCCCACGGCCAGGATGTGTTAAAGCGGAAATAGTTGGCATACTGCTGCCCCGAGGAAAACATGCTGCCCGGGGCGATACTGATATTATGTTCCAGCGCGCGGTAATAGAGCTGCGTTGCATTTACCTGCCCCGGTAGTTCAATCCACAGAAAGTAGCCGCCGCGCGAATCGTTGATTTTAGCCCCGTACGGCAAATGACGCTTAAGCGACTGCCGGGCCAGATTTTTACGCTGTTCCAGTACCTGACGCAGCTTGCGCAGATGACTGTCATAGCTACGGGTTCCCAGATAATTCGCCAACGCCAGCTGCATCGGCGCACTGGTGGAAAGCGTACTCATTAGCTGAAGACGCTGAATACGCTGCGCCTGTTTGCCTGCCGCCACCCAGCCCACGCGAAAACCCGCCACTAAATTTTTGGAAAAGGATGAGCAGTGCAGTACGCTGCCATGGCGATCGAACGCCTTTGCCGGCAACGGCTTATCGGCGCCGAAGTAAAGTTCGCTGTAAACGTCATCCTCGATCAGCGCCACCTGATGCGTCGCCAGCAGCGCTACCAGCGATCTTTTTTTCTCCCGGCTTAGGGTAAAACCCACCGGATTTTGCTGGTTGGTCATCAACCAGCAGGCTTTAATCGGCCAGCGTTTTAACGCCTGCTCCAGCTCGTTTAAATCCATGCCGTGCTGCGGATCGGTGGCGATGGCCACCGCCTTCAGTTTTAAGCGCTCAATGGCCTGCAGCGCGCCATAAAAGGTCGGGTTTTCCACCACCACCCAGTCACCCGGTTCGGTAACCGCCTGCAGACTCAGGTTGAGCGCCTCCATCGCGCCGTTAGTAATCACAATTTCATCCGGCGAGACGGCGATGCCCTGCTGCGCATAGCGGCGCGCCAGCGTTTTGCGCAGCGCTTCATTGCCCGGCGGCAGGTTATTGATGGCGTCGCCCGGCGTCAGGCTATGGGAAACATTATTCAGCGCACGCATCAGCTGCCGCTGCGGAAAAAGCTCCGGATCGGGAAAGGCGGAGCCGAACGGGATCATCAACGGATCGCGGCAGGCCTGTAATACGTCGAAAATAAAGGAATTGATATCGACCGCTTCCGCCAGCTGCACCTTTTGATGGTTAACCGGCTGGCTAAGAAATTCGGCGCGCGGCGCGACATAGTAGCCGGATTGCGGACGTGAAACGATGGTGCCCTGACTTTCCAGCACCTGATAAGCATGCATTACCGTCATCAGACTCATGCCGCTCAGGCTAACCTGATCGCGTAGCGAAGGAAGTTTTTCGCCTGGCAGCCAGACTTCGGCATCAATTTGCGCCTGGATTTGCTCCACCAGCTGAAGGTATTTCGCCATAAACTGTTACAGGTCCCGGAAGAATAAAGGACGACTATTATAGTTTTTTCGGCGCGCGGCCGATATGTCAGCCGCGCTTTTCTCACTGCCGGTCAGCCTCAGGCGACCGGAGTGGAATCGGTAGTTTTAATATATTCCTTTAGCTCATTAATGCGATCGGGAGGAATCGGTTTCCCCAGCAGGTAGCCCTGCAAACTGTCACAGCCGAGATGGGTTAAGAAGGCCTGTTGCTCAGGCGTCTCTACCCCTTCCGCCACCACCTTAAGATTAAGCGACTGCGCCAACGCCACGATCGCCGAGACAATAGTGGCGTCTCCGCTGTTCTCGCTAAGTTCGTTGACAAAGGCGCGATCGATTTTCAACTCGCTGGCGGGCAGACGTTTCAGGTAAAGCAGGCTGGAATAGCCGGTACCAAAGTCATCAATCGAGGCGTTTACGCCGAGGTCGGTCAGCGCGGTAAGAATGCGTACGCTTTCGTCGGGATTGAGCATCGCGGTAGTTTCCGTCACCTCCAGCGTCAGCAGATGCGGTGGGATTTGATGTTTTTCCAGCGCCGTCACTACGGTATCCACCAGGCTGTTCTGTTCAAACTGCCGCGCCGACAGATTAACCGCCACCGACCAGTTTTTATGGCCCTGTTGACGCCATTCGTGCAGCTGGCGGCACGCTTCGTTAATCACCCAATTGCCAACGCTAATAATCAGGCCGCTTTTTTCCGCCAGCGGCAGGAATAGATCCGGCGTCAGCAGGCCGCGCCGTGGGTGCTGCCAGCGCAGCAGCGCTTCAAAGCCGACAATCGGCCCGCTTGGCGCCGTATATTTCGGCTGGTAGAACAGGCGCAGCTCATCGCTATCCAGCGCCAGCCATAAATCGTTGATCAGCTGAAGCTGGTTTTGCGCAATGGTGTTCATTGAAGGCTGGAAGAAATAATAACCGTTGCGCCCGTTATTTTTGGTGTGATACATGGCGGCATCGGCGTTAAACATCAGTTCACGTTCATCCACACCATCTCCCGGATAAACCGCAATGCCGATACTCAGCGAAACGTTCAGTTCATAGCGTGAAATGTTAAAGGGCTTCTCAATCAGCTTAACCAGCGCATCTGCAGTAACCGCGGCATCGTTCGGCTCCTCGATCTCCATTAACAGGACAAACTCATCACCGCCCAATCGCGCCAGCGTATAGTGTCCGCTGATATTGGTGGTCATACGTTCCGTCACCGCCACCAGCAGGCTGTCGCCGATATGATGGCCAAAGGCATCGTTGATCGCCTTAAAGCCGTCAAGATCCATAAACATCAGCGCAAAACGCGTGTTTTCCCGCGTCGCCTTATTAATCGCCTGATCGAGCCGGTCCTCCAGCAGAATACGGTTCGGCAGACGCGTCAGGTTATCCTGCAACGCCAGCTGCGCCAGCTCGCGGTTAGCTTCCGCCAGTGAAGAGGCCAGCATGGAAGTGCGTGCCTGCAGACGCGCATCCAGCATCGAAACCAATAGCGTAATCCCTAGAATAGAAAGCGTGACCACCGCTACCAGAATTGCCAGCCAGTCGCTGTCGACGCCATGATGCATCATATGTCCCTGGGTGGGAAAGCTGGCGGCGGCCATACCGCTATAGTGCATGCCGGCGATAGCGAAGCCCATCACCACCGCTGCGCCGGCACGCAGCAACGCCAGCCGGCCCGCGCCGTTACGCAGCCGGAACGCCAGCCACAGGGCGATACCTGACGCCAGCAGCGCAATAAGCACCGACAGAACTACCCAGCGCCAGTCCCAGATAATTCCCGGCTCGAACATCAGCGCGGCCATGCCGGTGTAATGCATCGCCGCCACGCCGCTGCCCAGCACCAGCGCGCCATAGCTTAAGCGCAACCAGCGCAGATCGCCGTAGCAGACGATCCACAAGGCAAAGAGCGAGGCGGCGATGGCGATAATCATCGACAGCAGCGTTAATGGGCCGTCGTAGCTCATCATCATCGGCATGTGCATCGCCAGCATGCCGATAAAGTGCATCGCCCAGATGCCGATACCCATGGCAAACCCACCGCCAAGCAGCCATACCTGCGCCGCTTTGCCGGTGCTGTTGACCACTCGACCTGCCATATCCAGCGCGGTATATGACGCCAGGAAAGCCACGATTATCGAGACGA
This Mixta hanseatica DNA region includes the following protein-coding sequences:
- a CDS encoding YlaC family protein, whose product is MRTLPDAAVNDILNHPSTPEHVKAGIHKLMTLKDEVDFYDVYHLTWGNKPADSV
- a CDS encoding response regulator transcription factor, whose translation is MINSVFIVDDHPFICSGIKAYLRANGYTIAGIAQDGVSVIADVGLHRPDLVIMDLNIPGRDGMQVIESLKRVNAQQKIIVLTASESEFHMQRCLLLGVDGYLCKNHDITQLLQAIRSMEKGIKFYPCSHNTEVKSLHPESEKLMTLSRRELMVLRKLAAGYSNKEIALQLSLSNKTISTYKIKILRKLGIKSVVDINEVAKRNYLV
- the mdcC gene encoding malonate decarboxylase acyl carrier protein — protein: MEQITLSYPATRTLYGRALAGVVGSGDMEALFVADQGERLEVSITTSIVNFEARWRALFDRLSTLTELPSGQLTIHDFGATPGVARIRIEQVFEEAADA
- a CDS encoding biotin-independent malonate decarboxylase subunit beta, whose amino-acid sequence is MRNDSSFIELRARERARLLLDEGSYRELLDPFDGVMSPWLPMQGIVPQADDGMIVAKGTIEGKPTVVIAIEGTFQGGSMGEVSGAKMAAALELAAEDHRRGVPTQAVLCLETGGVRLQEANLGLAAIADIHAAIVDLRRYTPVVGVIAGTVGCFGGMSIAAGLCSTLIVTREARLGLNGPQVIEQEAGIEEYDSRDRPFIWRMTGGEARYRSGLADVLVNDGVHAVKEAVTQALMRGVPAQHRTDNYQDMLARLNKVDTTQQPETEQIQQFFAGDAL
- a CDS encoding malonate decarboxylase holo-ACP synthase, translating into MLPRPHDLIWLNDPQALTGDLPEWVAQQWRPALPLVVRRDRHPAGLIAVGIRGMGRERRAAAWLPAEAIVRCVTPESLVDLAQLLRSAFVSQQPVQAAILLAQQSWPWPWGVTGSCGYALATDVPVLHSASDLDLLIRAPQPLPPAAFQRWQQQVSRLPCRADTQVETPNGAFALNEWLRDGRALLKTNRGPRLVSNPWQAKMEESDR
- a CDS encoding PLP-dependent aminotransferase family protein, which translates into the protein MAKYLQLVEQIQAQIDAEVWLPGEKLPSLRDQVSLSGMSLMTVMHAYQVLESQGTIVSRPQSGYYVAPRAEFLSQPVNHQKVQLAEAVDINSFIFDVLQACRDPLMIPFGSAFPDPELFPQRQLMRALNNVSHSLTPGDAINNLPPGNEALRKTLARRYAQQGIAVSPDEIVITNGAMEALNLSLQAVTEPGDWVVVENPTFYGALQAIERLKLKAVAIATDPQHGMDLNELEQALKRWPIKACWLMTNQQNPVGFTLSREKKRSLVALLATHQVALIEDDVYSELYFGADKPLPAKAFDRHGSVLHCSSFSKNLVAGFRVGWVAAGKQAQRIQRLQLMSTLSTSAPMQLALANYLGTRSYDSHLRKLRQVLEQRKNLARQSLKRHLPYGAKINDSRGGYFLWIELPGQVNATQLYYRALEHNISIAPGSMFSSGQQYANYFRFNTSWPWDSAQEAAVAILGGLIAAMM
- a CDS encoding AEC family transporter produces the protein MTYIILHALAPIFIIMLLGFMAGKAKMVDNKNVALLNIFVMDFALPAALFSATVQTPWSGIVEQMPLVVVLTLAMWITYAVIYFICIKWFHKSPQDAAVLTLTVALPNYAALGLPILGSVLGETGATSLSVAVSIACGSVLMTPFCLLILEREKARTAGTVQGSSLTMLPVLMWRSVKKPIVWGPLLGVVLSALGVHMPDLVLTAIKPLGLAATAAALFLTGLILSARQLKLNGAVALSSVTKLLIQPLIAWALVLMMGLHGSLAITAILMIALSAGFFGVVFGNRFGVQSPDAEAALLISSVLCIVTLPLFISLTAGM
- a CDS encoding triphosphoribosyl-dephospho-CoA synthase; amino-acid sequence: MATQPQLSPQRAETLALRLAEQATAALIAEARLTPKPGLVDGRGSGAHQDLNLALMERSAHALQPTFYALALYSWLRPADVALRQQVGELGRSGEAQMMAATQGVNTHRGAIWALGLLVSGAAMLNGKATATAVCQAAAALARLPDERAPRSFSKGLRATQRYRVPGAREEAQQAFPHIIQLALPQLRRSRAAGAAEAEARIDALMAIMTSLSDTCVLSRAGLTGLQTMQQGAQQVLDLGGCATAAGGQALARLDAAMLKLNASPGGAADLLAATLFLDGICLPTD
- the mdcE gene encoding biotin-independent malonate decarboxylase subunit gamma; amino-acid sequence: MKTNSRGEIWLSLLSQDAPRLGGLCPSVQVADAELDGESVRYIAVVPDENNHFPRAAGGEVGLLEGWTLAKVVHETIAADEQAERKRPIVAVIDVPSQAYGRREEAFGIHQALAASAAAWAQARLAGHPVIGLIVGKAMSGAFLAHGYQANRLIAFNDPGVMIHAMGQASAARITLRSVEALIELASTVPPMAYDVKNFQTLGILDEMLNIAKPDAPGEQEKQQVTESLTRAIKDARAGDRTLKHRLRGDNRRSSALVRERMRAHW